One genomic window of Branchiostoma floridae strain S238N-H82 chromosome 4, Bfl_VNyyK, whole genome shotgun sequence includes the following:
- the LOC118414377 gene encoding short-chain collagen C4-like gives MLPYSCSEKPGRTALRGGRILVVLAALLCTVAIGVIDHKMRGYEAGIRGLKTQLDASKDAAVRSRRAADDDEMTPFRDEPVSRSVQHNFPGEGGALFTRWGREVCGKSKDLDTVYTGVAGGSHYTKHGGGSNYLCLPTRNVSWDHYTDAAQTKNYLYGSEFQTHGQDGFLSTVNAEGVAAVADYDVPCAVCRARTRTSTVMIPARTACPNDWHKEYQGYLMSAHETHHGRTEFVCVDKDPDVAIGTYESKDGALFYLVEAQCGSLPCGPYIAGREIACVVCTK, from the exons ATGTTGCCGTACAGTTGCAGTGAGAAGCCCGGGCGGACGGCGCTGAGGGGCGGGAGGATTCTGGTGGTCCTCGCGGCGCTGCTTTGCACGGTAGCCATCGGCGTGATCGACCACAAGATGCGGGGATACGAGGCCGGCATACGGGGTCTGAAGACACAACTAGACGCCAGTAAA GACGCAGCCGTGCGGTCACGCCGCGCAGCGGACGATGATGAAATGACACCCTTCCGAGATGAGCCGGTGAGCCGGAGTGTCCAGCACAACTTCCCGGGGGAGGGAGGGGCGCTCTTCACCCGGTGGGGACGGGAGGTGTGCGGGAAGAGTAAGGACTTGGACACCGTCTACACAG GCGTGGCAGGAGGGTCCCACTACACCAAACATGGCGGCGGCTCCAACTACCTGTGTCTACCCACCCGCAATGTATCATGGGATCACTACACTGATGCCGCTCag ACAAAGAACTACCTGtacggttcggaatttcaaacCCACGGGCAAGACGGCTTCTTGTCCACGGTGAATGCGGAGGGAGTGGCCGCGGTGGCGGACTATGACGTGCCGTGTGCCGTCTGTCGGGCTCGTACCCGCACCAGCACCGTCATGATCCCCGCGCGGACGGCATGTCCGAATG ATTGGCACAAGGAGTACCAGGGTTATCTGATGAGTGCCCACGAGACCCACCATGGTCGAACAGAGTTCGTCTGCGTGGATAAGGACCCGGATGTGGCCATCGGCACGTACGAGAGCAAAGATGGCGCCCTGTTCTATCTCGTGGAAGCTCAGTGTGGCTCGCTGCCGTGCGGGCCTTATATCGCTGGGCGGGAAATAGCCTGCGTAGTTTGTACAAAGTAA
- the LOC118413671 gene encoding short-chain collagen C4-like, protein MENMKRSTGRSSGSVRSVLSSYVLVLLMVVSTIIVCQLRVNSLQPKLKEIEDLMRENKLAEEVAHARRDRRGATDVIEDFSPPFDGGLSGGAMFTHWGRHACAEDLETVYAGKVGGSDHNKHGGGSNYLCVPTLNVTWDHYVDGPNSKTFLYGAEFENPGTGFFSTDNTQAIESIQDYDVPCAVCRVPTRRSVLTIPAWTSCPSGWTQQYRGYLMAGHESHKGRNKFECVDRAPDIFKGTYENKNGALFYLVEGVCGSLPCGPYIANRQITCVVCSI, encoded by the exons ATGGAGAATATGAAGCGTTCCACTGGGCGCAGTAGTGGCTCGGTCAGAAGTGTGCTGAGTTCGTATGTGCTGGTGTTGTTGATGGTGGTCTCCACGATCATAGTGTGCCAACTCAGGGTCAACTCGCTTCAGCCGAAACTCAAGGAAATAGAGGACCTCATGCGGGAAAATAAG CTCGCAGAGGAAGTGGCGCATGCGCGTCGTGATCGTCGCGGAGCAACTGACGTCATCGAAGACTTCAGCCCTCCGTTTGACGGCGGCCTGTCAGGAGGAGCCATGTTCACTCACTGGGGCAGACACGCATGCGCAGAAGACCTGGAAACTGTCTATGCCG GAAAAGTGGGTGGTTCCGATcacaacaaacatggcggcggGTCCAACTACCTCTGCGTGCCGACCTTGAACGTGACGTGGGACCACTACGTCGATGGGCCCAACAGTAAAACCTTCCTGTACGGAGCAGAGTTCGAGAACCCCGGGACTGGATTCTTCTCTACCGACAATACGCAGGCGATAGAGTCG ATTCAAGACTACGACGTACCGTGCGCAGTTTGCCGAGTGCCGACCCGTAGGTCTGTCTTGACTATCCCAGCCTGGACTAGCTGCCCTAGCGGCTGGACGCAGCAGTACAGGGGCTATCTCATGGCCGGGCACGAGAGTCACAAG GGTCGAAACAAGTTCGAGTGTGTTGACCGAGCTCCGGACATCTTCAAGGGGACGTACGAAAACAAGAACGGCGCGCTGTTCTATCTGGTGGAGGGAGTCTGTGGTTCCCTCCCATGCGGTCCCTACATCGCCAAtcgccagataacctgtgtcgttTGTTCGATTTAA